ACAGTCACCGAGTCCACTCAGAACTCGGACTTGGACTCAACCCAGAAGCAAGTTCTTCATTTAAAGGAGAAAGCTGAACAAGATTCAGAGAATTGGTCGATTGCTGAATCAACCCAGATTTCTGATGTTGAAATTAGTACTAAAAACACGAAATGTGAAGTGAAGATCAAGAATCAATGGGACTTAGAGAGCTCATTGAGTAGTGGGTCTAATCAGGGTTTGGATTTAAAGAagtgttctttttcttcttctatataTGGGTATCTTCATTCTCTGGAGGTATAATAAGCtaatttgtttgtttgattttatgaatttcttgTTCTATGgttttggtttaattttatatggaGGAAAACATAATTATGATAGAATTTTAGTGTTTATACATATGAAAGATGAGAATGTTTAGCTTTGATTGAGCAgcgaattctttttttcttccttctaTTAGTAGTGAGTGATTAATTACGTTTTTGATGCAGTTAATGAATGAAGACTTCATTTAATGAGAAAATTGAGTTTGTTGTTTTTGACTGTTtcctttttatgaatttttgttATATGGCTTTGTCTGGTCTGAGGATAATCGCATGAAGTTTTGGTATTTTCAGATTAGAAATTGGGATATTTCAACTTTGACTGGGAAGTGGATTTTTCCTCTTTGTAGTAGAGATTCTATATTAGTCTTCTTTTTCTGTGACTTGTTGCTTTTGAATTCCAGTGATTTTATCTAGTTTCTAATTGGACATCTAGGTCTGCCTTTACACACTGACTTCTATTTTGAAGTTATTTATGTAGTTATAGATAGTggatttaattttgaaaacatgttatgatttttttttttttccttaacaTATAATCTGGAGCGTTTCAATCTCAAAAGCTGGAACTTTCAAATACACTAGTACTGGGATATACTCATGGACTGAAATGGTGATATGTTATTCAGATGGAAGAGAACAGAAGATGCTTGTCGAATTACATGACTAAGGTGCAGACTGATATTTCAGTGAAAATGAGAGAAATTTTAGTGGATTGGTTGGTGGAGGTTGCTGAAGAATACAAGCTTGTCTCCGACACCCTTTATCTCACAGTATCATATATAGACAGATTCCTTTCTTCACGAGCTCTGGGCAGGAACAAGCTACAGCTTCTCGGCGTTTCTTGCATGCTTATTGCCTCGTAAATGGATAAACCATCTctgttgttttatttttcattagaGTTTATTTTCCTCCATTTTAAGATTGAAATTATTGCTTGGTTTGTTGGTACAGGAAGTATGAAGAGATTAGTCCTCCACATGTTGAAGATTTTTGCTATATAACAGATAACACTTACAGCAAGGAAGAGGTCCGTATGTAACCTCAGAGAAAGGATAAAATGGAACTCTCAAGTAATCCAGTAGTTGTGTTGGAAAAATATGAGTCTTTTCTTTTAGCTTGTAGGAATTGTTGAATAACAGatatagttttttttccttcaaaaactaaacaagaacttcaattataaaatttttgctTAGTTACTGATTGAGTAAACATGCAGGTAGTCGATATGGAGAAAGATGTACTTAAATTCTTGAACTATGAAATGAGTACTCCTACAGCAAAAAATTTTCTAAGGTAAGATTACTGGCAATTAGTAGGCTTTTGCATCTAAGCATCTCCAACGACATGCAAGATTACCACCTGATAATGAGTGCAACTGAACTGACTACAAATTTGATGTTGGATTTCCAGGATATTAACAAAAGCTGCTCAGGAATATTGCAAAGTAAGATCAtcaatatcttttcttttttggtacATCATAAATGTTTGTTCttattctctcttttctttcccctgtattttgatatgttcttattctctcttttctttcccctGTATTTTGATAACTCTGTCGTGCATGTACTTTCCAGTCTCCTGATTTGCAATTTGAGTTCTTGAGTTGTTATCTTGCGGAGCTAAGTTTGTTAGATTATCAGTGTGTCCTCTTCTTACCATCAGTGATTGCAGCATCAgctgtttttctttcaagattCACAATCCACCCAAAAATGCATCCTTGGGTAAGAAActtatttcattataatttgCATCCAAAAtacaatatatttaattatgcttGAGATTTTAGTGGTTTGGAGGATTAGTTCTCAGAGGAGATGATTAGAAGTACTAATacgataaaagaaaatttagaagTTGATGGTAAATTTGGTTCAaagcttatatatattaatgtgTCATACTTAGAATCATTGATGAATGACATGCATGCACATCAATGGATTTTGTAGgggaaaaataaggaatttaAATATCTAGAAAAAGGCAAAGATTGTTTGTATGAAAGCCAGGAGTCAGTAAGTAGCAAGAAACAGACAATCAGGAGTCGATAAGTAGAGGTGCTGAAGGAAAGATGATATAATAACAACTGTTTAAAGTTGCTTCATCAGTTATAGatgtttatttcaatttattattttacacgTTCTGCAGAATGCTTCATTGCAACGATGTTCTGGTTACAGACCATCTGACTTGAAAGAATGTGTGCTTACCATTCATGACCTgcaagtaaaaagaaaaggaagtgcTCTGTTAGCAATAAGAGATAAATATGCACAGCATAAGGTATTTCGGTCTATAGTCTTTCTGAATTTGGCATCTTTCTAGTATCTTCATTTACTTGTATTGTTCACAGTAGAAGAGTGAACAGCTAGTTTAGTCATGTAGACAACGAATGTAAGGTAGAATGCCATGTGAAGCAAGAACTTTAAAGTGGTTCAGTTTGGTAATCTTTAGTCTGCATCCATGGAGAGAACAAACAATTCTTCATCATGAGAGAATGTAACTCCTCAAGAATCATTGAGTTTACCACCTGAGATGCTAACCCCAATCCTTATTACCTACTCACCCTAACATATCCCTTAAACAATACCTCTTTTGCCCTCCCTTGCGTTGCCTTGGTTCAAGGCCATTGACAACTCAAAGGATGGTGATACAAGTAACTTATACTTGATTACCAAGTCACATATCATGTAAGATTTCTTAGAGGACTAAATAAAGCAAATTCAGCAATTTGGGACACACTTGACAATTTGTTGATCTCATCAGTTACGCCAGACGATTCTctgaattttttctttcttttcgcCTAGGATCATTCTAAGTTATGCAGCATCAGTTCAtcgaattttaaatttttgaggttatgatttctttaaaattGCTAACGGGACAACTTTTCTCTTTCCTCTTATTTATCTTGAACAGTTCAAATGTGTGGCGACATTGTCCTCTCCTTCAGAAATTCCTGTTCATTATTTTGAGACCAGTGATGAGTAATGATTCACAAGATTCTTGAAGAGGTTTATCTCAAAGTCTGTTATATCATTCGTTTCTTCCAAGGGGTCTAACAGTTCAATGCTGCATCAACTTCTGGTTGATTGCAGGTTGGTTTGAAGTTGGGTGCTTGAAGACTTCATCATGGTTATAATGAAGTACCATGGCAGCCGTTGCTGACTAGCACTTGTAGGTTTTTAAAATTGTTGAGTTTTCTCTGCATACCTTTAGCAGATCATGAAAATATCATTGCTTTAGGCACGTCTATGTTATTATGCTGATTCTGGCTTTGTATGTCCTGAACGAAGAAAATTTGTATTCTTCTATCAAATAAACAT
The nucleotide sequence above comes from Ricinus communis isolate WT05 ecotype wild-type chromosome 6, ASM1957865v1, whole genome shotgun sequence. Encoded proteins:
- the LOC8267029 gene encoding G2/mitotic-specific cyclin C13-1 — protein: MGNENDTRVHSTRSSSSSTSASKKRVSNATHSQQLTKKRVPLGEITNTVTESTQNSDLDSTQKQVLHLKEKAEQDSENWSIAESTQISDVEISTKNTKCEVKIKNQWDLESSLSSGSNQGLDLKKCSFSSSIYGYLHSLEMEENRRCLSNYMTKVQTDISVKMREILVDWLVEVAEEYKLVSDTLYLTVSYIDRFLSSRALGRNKLQLLGVSCMLIASKYEEISPPHVEDFCYITDNTYSKEEVVDMEKDVLKFLNYEMSTPTAKNFLRILTKAAQEYCKSPDLQFEFLSCYLAELSLLDYQCVLFLPSVIAASAVFLSRFTIHPKMHPWNASLQRCSGYRPSDLKECVLTIHDLQVKRKGSALLAIRDKYAQHKFKCVATLSSPSEIPVHYFETSDE